From Apium graveolens cultivar Ventura chromosome 9, ASM990537v1, whole genome shotgun sequence, the proteins below share one genomic window:
- the LOC141685915 gene encoding uncharacterized protein LOC141685915, whose amino-acid sequence MTHKGRWAEQLPWVLWFDRTTPKMSTGQTPFCLVYGTEAILPTEIISSTARYGLAIMETNSVERAHDLDMIDEVRDMAKLRMASHQQAVARSYNKNVHIRTLAIGGLVLRKVFQNTMDTTAGKLGDTWEGPYLVDDIVGRGTYKLFTLDGIQVPRSWNILHLKKYHM is encoded by the coding sequence ATGACGCATAAAGGGAGATGGGCTGAACAACTACCTTGGGTTCTTTGGTTTGACAGGACGACACCCAAGATGTCAACTGGACAGACCCCTTTCTGTCTAGTCTACGGCACAGAAGCCATCCTGCCAACTGAGATAATTTCCTCAACAGCAAGATATGGTCTAGCAATTATGGAAACAAATTCTGTTGAGCGAGCACATGATTTAGACATGATAGATGAGGTACGTGACATGGCAAAGCTACGAATGGCATCACACCAACAAGCAGTGGCTAGAAGTTACAACAAAAATGTGCATATTCGAACACTTGCCATAGGCGGCCTAGTATTGAGAAAGGTGTTCCAGAACACTATGGACACGACGGCTGGAAAGTTGGGCGACACATGGGAAGGACCTTATCTGGTTGATGACATAGTTGGGCGTGGAACATACAAACTCTTCACCCTTGACGGAATTCAAGTTCCAAGAAGCTGGAACATATTGCACCTCAAAAAGTACCATATGTAA